A genome region from Ammoniphilus oxalaticus includes the following:
- a CDS encoding CBS domain-containing protein — translation MNIAFFLLPKNEVAFLTPNSTMRQALERMEYHRYTAVPLLDEEGRYVGTITEGDLLWKLKNTDGLNFENTHKTSLKDVPLRVNNQTVRIDAQIEDLIPLVTMQNFVPVVDDKGVFIGIVRRREVIEYCANMLLEYRNEIKGP, via the coding sequence ATGAATATTGCCTTTTTTCTCTTACCAAAAAATGAAGTTGCTTTTTTAACCCCTAATTCTACGATGAGGCAAGCTCTTGAGCGTATGGAATACCATAGATATACGGCTGTCCCGTTGCTTGATGAAGAGGGCAGATATGTGGGGACAATTACGGAAGGTGATCTTTTGTGGAAATTGAAAAATACAGACGGTTTAAATTTTGAAAATACGCATAAGACTTCTTTAAAGGATGTCCCGCTCCGTGTTAATAATCAGACCGTTCGAATTGATGCTCAAATAGAAGATCTTATTCCTTTGGTTACGATGCAAAACTTTGTTCCCGTTGTGGATGATAAAGGTGTGTTTATTGGGATCGTTAGGAGAAGAGAGGTAATTGAATATTGCGCCAATATGTTGTTAGAGTATCGAAACGAGATTAAAGGTCCTTAA
- a CDS encoding TrkH family potassium uptake protein — translation MREKKIRLIELEPSYILILGFGSLIAVGTLLFMLPFSTTDGQGLSFIDALFEATSAVCVTGLAVVDTGGTFNFFGQIILLVLIQVGGWGFMTTGVFMVILLGKKLSLKEQALLQSTLNQVTLQGAVTLVKRIIAITLIVECLAAFVLAVRWSFEMSVSQSIYYAVFHSISAFNNAGFGLESDNLIQWVGDPTINIIITSLFIIGGIGFTVIMDLLRTRSFKRLSLHSKLTLLLTLIINIMACSLIFFLEHNNPLTMESMGMSDQLWASYFQGVVTRTAGFSTVDIGQMTLSSQVLMMGLMFIGAGSASTGGGIKITTFGLIILAVWSFLSDKTHVSIFRRTISWDLVHKAFTITLTAVIFIFFIFFLFTITENLPMSDLLFEAISAFGTVGLSTGITAHLSFTGKFLISVLMFIGRVGPLTMAFALMSKTKSKVRYVEEKIMIG, via the coding sequence ATGCGTGAGAAAAAAATTAGACTGATTGAATTAGAGCCCTCTTATATCTTAATTTTAGGATTTGGAAGTTTAATTGCTGTTGGAACACTCTTGTTTATGCTGCCGTTTTCAACGACTGATGGGCAAGGACTCTCTTTTATAGATGCCTTGTTTGAAGCGACTTCCGCTGTTTGTGTTACAGGTTTAGCTGTCGTTGACACAGGTGGAACCTTTAATTTTTTTGGACAAATCATACTCCTTGTTTTGATTCAAGTCGGGGGCTGGGGATTTATGACAACAGGTGTATTTATGGTCATTCTACTCGGGAAAAAGCTTAGTTTAAAGGAACAGGCTCTTCTTCAAAGCACACTAAATCAAGTTACTCTGCAAGGAGCTGTCACTTTAGTCAAACGGATTATTGCCATCACGCTAATTGTCGAATGTCTCGCCGCTTTTGTATTAGCTGTCCGCTGGTCATTTGAGATGTCGGTCAGTCAATCGATCTATTATGCGGTTTTCCACTCCATCTCCGCTTTTAATAATGCCGGCTTTGGTTTGGAATCGGATAATCTTATCCAATGGGTTGGCGATCCCACCATCAACATCATTATAACCTCCCTATTTATCATTGGAGGAATCGGCTTTACAGTGATTATGGACTTGCTTCGAACGAGATCTTTTAAAAGGCTATCGCTTCATTCCAAACTAACCTTGTTGTTGACCTTGATCATCAACATCATGGCTTGCTCACTTATTTTCTTTCTAGAACATAATAATCCACTGACGATGGAATCGATGGGTATGTCAGATCAACTATGGGCCTCTTATTTCCAAGGCGTCGTTACGCGAACAGCCGGGTTTAGCACGGTAGACATTGGACAGATGACGCTCTCTTCACAGGTCCTGATGATGGGCTTAATGTTTATTGGCGCGGGCTCAGCTTCGACGGGGGGCGGGATAAAAATCACAACCTTTGGTCTGATCATCTTAGCTGTATGGAGTTTTCTATCGGACAAGACCCATGTATCAATCTTTAGAAGAACAATTTCATGGGATCTTGTCCATAAAGCGTTCACGATCACTTTAACCGCTGTCATCTTTATTTTTTTTATTTTCTTTTTATTTACCATTACTGAAAATCTTCCAATGTCTGATCTTTTATTTGAAGCGATTTCCGCATTCGGAACGGTCGGCCTATCCACTGGAATCACAGCCCATCTCTCTTTTACAGGTAAGTTTTTGATTTCCGTCTTAATGTTTATCGGGCGGGTCGGTCCACTCACAATGGCTTTTGCTTTGATGTCTAAAACGAAAAGTAAGGTTCGATACGTTGAAGAAAAAATCATGATTGGATAG
- the larE gene encoding ATP-dependent sacrificial sulfur transferase LarE, translated as MEQKLEKLKKNLKEMGSVLVAFSGGVDSTFLLKVAYDTLGPDNVLAVTADSETIPSSELKETKRLARQIGARHIVMETSELAIPGYKENDRNRCYFCRKGLFEELGPIKEQHQLNAVVYGLIADDLSEYRPGSKAAVEHGVRGPLQEVELYKEEIRELSKQMDLDTWNKPSFACLSSRIAYGEEITLGKLSSIDQAEAWIRNFGIRQVRVRHHDQMARIEVEEGDFPRLVEIRQQVIEKLKELGYQYVTLDLSGYQSGSMNKLLDAQ; from the coding sequence ATGGAGCAAAAGTTAGAAAAGCTAAAGAAAAATCTGAAGGAAATGGGTAGTGTGCTGGTAGCCTTTTCGGGAGGAGTCGATAGTACCTTCTTGTTAAAGGTTGCATATGACACTTTGGGTCCAGACAACGTGCTGGCGGTGACCGCGGATTCAGAAACGATCCCTTCTTCCGAGTTAAAGGAAACGAAACGATTAGCTCGTCAAATCGGAGCTCGACATATCGTAATGGAAACCTCAGAGTTAGCTATCCCCGGTTATAAAGAAAATGATCGTAATCGCTGCTATTTTTGTAGGAAGGGATTGTTTGAAGAATTAGGGCCGATAAAGGAACAGCACCAGCTTAATGCAGTCGTGTACGGGTTAATCGCTGATGATTTGAGCGAGTACCGCCCCGGTTCCAAAGCTGCGGTAGAACACGGTGTGCGTGGACCGCTGCAAGAAGTGGAACTTTATAAAGAGGAGATTCGCGAATTATCGAAGCAGATGGATTTAGATACATGGAACAAACCATCATTTGCTTGTTTATCATCACGAATTGCCTATGGTGAAGAGATTACACTAGGAAAGCTATCTTCAATTGATCAGGCGGAGGCATGGATACGAAATTTCGGCATTCGACAAGTTCGCGTGCGTCACCATGATCAAATGGCGAGAATTGAAGTGGAAGAAGGGGATTTTCCGCGTTTAGTTGAAATTCGCCAACAAGTCATTGAAAAATTGAAAGAGCTGGGCTATCAATACGTTACGTTAGATCTTAGTGGTTATCAAAGCGGGAGCATGAACAAATTGCTCGACGCTCAGTAA